A portion of the Faecalibacterium sp. I3-3-89 genome contains these proteins:
- a CDS encoding DUF6061 family protein — MTKLLSCRYNMDTNRVEARFEDGTTVAIDCAAVEDEYGNTPAQRAELDWLLWNKPLEYAQMVLRGEMEHHLSLGCDHGRLED, encoded by the coding sequence ATGACAAAATTGCTTTCCTGCCGCTACAATATGGACACCAACCGGGTGGAAGCCCGGTTCGAGGATGGCACCACCGTTGCCATCGACTGTGCCGCTGTGGAGGACGAGTACGGCAACACCCCGGCACAGCGGGCAGAGCTGGACTGGCTGCTGTGGAACAAGCCCTTGGAGTATGCACAGATGGTGCTGAGAGGGGAGATGGAGCACCACCTGTCGCTGGGGTGCGACCACGGCAGGCTGGAAGATTGA
- a CDS encoding HAD family hydrolase has protein sequence MIQGVIFDMDGLMFDTERIWDTCWAPALAKFGLSYKEGLSQASRGTTRSGTCDVLRRFYGDGCPAAGIVEELYRLAYEAFTKPVPKMAGLDELLAWLDAHHIPMAVASSSPMTIIEGHLDHWQLGHYFKAVISGEHLARSKPAPDIFLLAAEKLGTAPAETLVLEDSYNGVRAGAAGGFVTVMVPDLSPATDEMRRLYTCECTSLHEVCKKLEAGAFDEGCGGGCR, from the coding sequence ATGATACAGGGCGTTATTTTCGACATGGACGGGCTGATGTTCGACACCGAGCGCATCTGGGATACCTGCTGGGCGCCGGCGCTGGCAAAGTTCGGCCTTTCTTATAAGGAGGGCCTCTCGCAGGCCTCCCGGGGCACGACACGATCCGGCACCTGCGATGTGCTGCGCCGCTTCTACGGCGACGGCTGCCCCGCTGCGGGCATCGTGGAAGAGCTGTACCGGCTGGCCTACGAGGCTTTCACCAAGCCCGTGCCCAAGATGGCGGGCCTTGACGAGCTTCTGGCGTGGCTGGACGCCCACCACATCCCGATGGCGGTGGCCTCTTCCAGCCCCATGACCATCATCGAGGGCCATCTGGACCACTGGCAACTGGGCCATTACTTCAAGGCCGTCATCTCCGGCGAGCATCTGGCCCGCTCGAAGCCTGCGCCGGACATCTTTCTTCTGGCCGCAGAAAAGCTGGGCACTGCCCCTGCCGAGACACTGGTGCTGGAGGACAGCTACAACGGCGTCCGGGCCGGTGCAGCCGGGGGCTTCGTCACTGTGATGGTGCCCGACCTCTCGCCCGCCACCGATGAGATGCGCCGCCTCTACACCTGCGAGTGCACCTCTCTCCATGAGGTGTGCAAAAAGCTCGAAGCAGGGGCTTTCGACGAGGGCTGCGGGGGAGGATGCCGCTGA
- a CDS encoding branched-chain amino acid aminotransferase gives MLDIKITRTTCPKEKPQDESKLGFGKKFTDHMFVMDYTEGEGWHDARIVPYAPFQLDPATVVFHYAQEIFEGMKAYRTADDTIQLFRPECNAKRMQDSADRLCIPKIPVEDYIQAVEALVDVDRDWVPHSDGASLYIRPFIFANDVGLGVHASKHYIFCIICAPSGAYYAEGINPVRIYVEDEYIRAAPGLTGFTKCGGNYAASIKAGELAEEQGYAQVLWLDGVEKKYVEEVGSMNIMFKIDGKVYTAATVGTVLPGVTRRSCIELLKDWGYEVIEGKLAIADIMQAARDGKLEEVFGTGTAAVVSPVKELVWKGEHAYIGDGKIGAVTQKLYDTMTGMQWGKIPDTKGWIVPVEKKY, from the coding sequence ATGTTGGACATCAAGATCACTCGTACTACCTGCCCGAAGGAAAAGCCGCAGGACGAGTCGAAGCTGGGCTTTGGCAAGAAGTTTACGGACCATATGTTCGTTATGGATTACACCGAGGGTGAGGGCTGGCACGATGCACGCATCGTCCCCTACGCACCCTTCCAGCTGGATCCCGCTACCGTGGTGTTCCACTACGCACAGGAGATCTTCGAGGGCATGAAGGCTTACCGCACGGCGGATGACACCATCCAGCTGTTCCGCCCCGAGTGCAACGCAAAGCGTATGCAGGACTCCGCCGACCGTCTGTGCATCCCTAAGATCCCCGTGGAGGACTACATTCAGGCCGTCGAGGCTCTGGTGGATGTGGACCGCGACTGGGTGCCCCATTCGGACGGCGCTTCCCTGTACATCCGTCCCTTCATTTTCGCAAACGATGTGGGTCTGGGCGTCCACGCCTCCAAGCACTATATCTTCTGCATCATCTGCGCTCCGTCGGGCGCTTACTATGCCGAGGGCATCAACCCCGTCCGCATCTACGTCGAAGACGAGTACATCCGTGCCGCTCCCGGCCTGACCGGCTTTACCAAGTGCGGCGGCAACTACGCTGCTTCCATCAAGGCCGGTGAGCTGGCCGAGGAGCAGGGCTATGCACAGGTGCTGTGGCTGGACGGCGTCGAGAAGAAGTACGTCGAGGAAGTCGGCAGCATGAACATCATGTTCAAGATCGACGGCAAGGTCTACACCGCCGCCACCGTGGGCACCGTCCTGCCCGGCGTCACCCGCCGCAGCTGCATCGAGCTGCTGAAGGACTGGGGCTATGAGGTCATCGAGGGCAAGCTGGCCATCGCCGACATCATGCAGGCTGCCCGCGACGGCAAGCTGGAAGAGGTCTTCGGCACCGGCACCGCTGCGGTCGTCTCCCCCGTCAAGGAGCTGGTCTGGAAGGGCGAGCACGCCTACATCGGCGACGGCAAGATCGGTGCAGTCACCCAGAAGCTCTACGACACCATGACCGGTATGCAGTGGGGCAAGATCCCTGATACCAAGGGCTGGATCGTCCCTGTGGAGAAGAAGTACTAA
- a CDS encoding alpha/beta hydrolase yields the protein MIKKWSIRYPAVGGEEERRAYVYLPTMYDADPGRRYPVLYMFDGQNVFFDEDATYGKSWGVADYLDYTDTPLIVAAVECNAGANNERLVEYSPYRFDDKQYGHFDGKGKDTLNWFVHEFKPFIDANYRTQPDRAHTFIGGSSMGGLMSLYALLQYGDVFGRAAALSPSLWVAPEALTALVGRCKLAPGTVLYMDYGSKEMGNHDGMRKGFGEMCSRIFARGINLTARVVPGGNHSEASWEKQLPFVFHTLMYEL from the coding sequence ATGATAAAGAAGTGGAGCATCCGCTACCCCGCAGTGGGGGGCGAAGAAGAACGCCGGGCCTATGTTTACCTGCCTACCATGTACGACGCCGACCCCGGGCGGCGGTATCCGGTGCTGTATATGTTCGACGGGCAGAACGTATTTTTTGACGAGGACGCCACCTACGGCAAGAGCTGGGGCGTGGCCGATTATCTGGACTACACCGACACGCCCCTCATCGTGGCAGCGGTGGAATGCAACGCAGGCGCAAACAACGAGCGTCTGGTGGAGTATTCGCCCTACCGCTTCGACGACAAGCAGTACGGCCACTTTGACGGCAAGGGCAAGGACACCCTGAACTGGTTCGTCCACGAGTTCAAGCCCTTCATCGATGCCAACTACCGCACTCAGCCCGACCGGGCGCACACCTTCATCGGCGGCAGCTCCATGGGCGGACTCATGAGCCTGTATGCCCTTTTGCAGTACGGCGATGTGTTCGGCAGGGCAGCGGCCCTCTCGCCCTCGCTGTGGGTGGCCCCAGAGGCCCTGACGGCGCTGGTGGGCCGCTGCAAGCTGGCCCCGGGCACGGTGCTTTATATGGATTACGGCTCCAAGGAGATGGGAAACCACGACGGGATGCGGAAGGGCTTCGGCGAGATGTGCAGCAGGATCTTTGCCCGCGGCATCAACCTGACGGCCCGCGTCGTGCCCGGCGGAAACCACAGCGAGGCCAGCTGGGAAAAGCAGCTGCCCTTCGTGTTCCACACGCTGATGTACGAGCTGTAA
- a CDS encoding esterase family protein, whose amino-acid sequence MEMQYFKEYSPALGREMECKIYGHGGRPMLYIPCQDGRFFDFEDFHMADTLAPWIESGQIMVLSIDTLDKETWSDTNGDPYWRIRRYEQWLRYIVDEAVPKLRYLSKERNGWDDLPGVIAFGCSLGATHAVNLYLRRPDIFCGCLALSGIYTAHYGFGDYMDELVYMNSPVDYMRNFPEDHPYMQLYRNQKAVICCGQGAWEQPDTTWMLKRIFEAKNIPVWVDLWGHDVKHDWDWWYKQVVYYMSYILG is encoded by the coding sequence ATGGAGATGCAGTATTTCAAGGAATACAGCCCGGCACTGGGCCGGGAGATGGAGTGCAAGATCTACGGGCACGGGGGCCGGCCCATGCTGTATATCCCCTGTCAGGATGGCCGCTTCTTCGATTTCGAGGACTTCCACATGGCAGACACCCTCGCGCCGTGGATCGAGTCGGGCCAGATCATGGTCCTGTCCATCGACACGCTGGACAAGGAGACGTGGTCGGACACCAACGGCGACCCCTACTGGCGCATCCGCCGGTATGAGCAGTGGCTGCGCTACATCGTGGACGAGGCAGTGCCCAAGCTGCGCTATCTGTCCAAGGAGCGCAACGGCTGGGACGACCTGCCCGGCGTCATCGCCTTCGGCTGCAGCCTCGGCGCGACCCACGCGGTCAACCTCTATCTCCGCCGCCCCGACATCTTCTGCGGCTGTCTGGCCCTCAGCGGCATCTACACCGCCCACTACGGCTTCGGCGACTACATGGACGAGCTGGTCTATATGAACTCCCCTGTGGACTATATGCGCAACTTCCCGGAGGATCACCCCTATATGCAGCTGTACCGGAACCAGAAGGCCGTCATCTGCTGCGGTCAGGGCGCATGGGAGCAGCCCGACACCACATGGATGCTCAAGCGCATCTTCGAGGCAAAGAACATCCCCGTCTGGGTGGACCTGTGGGGCCACGATGTCAAGCACGACTGGGATTGGTGGTATAAGCAGGTGGTTTATTATATGTCGTATATTCTGGGGTGA
- a CDS encoding ATP-grasp domain-containing protein, protein MQNFIFISPNFPTNYWQFCRELKNDGMNVLGIGDQPYDELKPELKDSLNEYYKVGSLENYDEVYRAVAFFAFKYGRIDWLESNNEYWLERDAALRTDFHITSGFQTEDMPRIKYKSKMKEYYKKAGIAVARYHMVDDFDGCKAFIKQVGYPVVVKPDNGVGASDTHRLASDEELKAFLDYKAANHPDVSYIMEEFVHAEVNSYDAIIDASGNPIFEAGNVSPMSIMDIVNNDDNSIYYIIKDLPEDTRAAGRAAVKSFGVKSRFVHFEFFRMTENQASMGKKGQIVALEVNMRPCGGFTPDMINFARSTNVYKIWADMIAFGGTDMPVGEHYYCPFAGRRDGKNFVYSHEQIMQKYQKNMKMVDRIPDALSGAMGNQMYVATFATREEMEQFYADVLAVTDGDAAAAQAELSQVLALGEPTTKALTPKPDLSPVVKPTTAVTKTPTRAVTKTGRRSRK, encoded by the coding sequence ATGCAAAATTTTATTTTTATCTCCCCCAATTTTCCGACGAACTACTGGCAGTTCTGCCGGGAGCTGAAGAACGACGGCATGAATGTGCTGGGCATCGGCGACCAGCCCTACGATGAGCTGAAGCCTGAGCTGAAGGACAGCCTGAACGAATACTACAAGGTCGGCAGCCTCGAAAACTACGACGAGGTCTATCGCGCGGTGGCGTTCTTCGCCTTCAAGTATGGCCGCATCGACTGGCTGGAGTCCAACAATGAGTACTGGCTGGAGCGGGACGCCGCCCTGCGCACCGACTTCCACATCACCTCCGGCTTCCAGACCGAGGATATGCCCCGCATCAAGTACAAGAGCAAGATGAAGGAGTATTACAAGAAAGCCGGCATCGCCGTCGCCCGCTACCACATGGTGGACGACTTCGACGGCTGCAAAGCCTTCATCAAGCAGGTGGGCTATCCGGTCGTGGTCAAGCCCGACAACGGTGTGGGCGCTTCCGATACCCACAGGCTGGCCAGCGACGAGGAGCTGAAGGCATTCCTTGACTACAAGGCCGCGAACCATCCGGACGTCTCCTACATCATGGAGGAGTTCGTCCATGCCGAGGTCAACAGCTACGACGCCATCATCGACGCCTCCGGCAACCCCATCTTTGAGGCCGGCAATGTCAGCCCCATGTCCATCATGGACATCGTGAACAACGACGACAACTCCATCTACTACATCATCAAGGACCTGCCCGAGGATACCCGCGCCGCAGGCCGTGCGGCCGTCAAGAGCTTCGGTGTCAAGAGCCGCTTTGTCCACTTTGAGTTCTTCCGCATGACCGAGAATCAGGCCAGCATGGGCAAGAAGGGCCAGATCGTGGCCCTTGAGGTCAATATGCGCCCCTGCGGCGGCTTCACCCCCGATATGATCAACTTTGCCCGCTCCACCAACGTCTATAAGATCTGGGCCGACATGATCGCCTTCGGCGGCACCGATATGCCGGTGGGCGAGCACTACTACTGCCCCTTTGCAGGCCGCCGCGACGGCAAGAACTTTGTGTACAGCCACGAGCAGATCATGCAGAAGTACCAGAAGAACATGAAGATGGTGGACCGCATCCCCGACGCCCTCTCCGGCGCCATGGGCAACCAGATGTACGTCGCCACCTTCGCCACCCGGGAGGAGATGGAGCAGTTCTACGCCGATGTGCTGGCTGTCACGGACGGCGATGCTGCCGCCGCACAGGCCGAGCTTTCGCAGGTGCTGGCGCTGGGCGAGCCTACCACCAAGGCCCTGACCCCGAAGCCGGATCTCAGCCCGGTGGTCAAGCCCACCACGGCAGTCACCAAGACCCCCACCCGCGCTGTCACCAAGACCGGCCGCAGAAGCCGGAAGTGA
- a CDS encoding MYG1 family protein: MKIPANGFTHAGKFHADDVFATALLQILRPDIRITRGFVVPEDFDGIVYDIGFGMFDHHQEPRETRANGTPYAAFGLLWRVLGPGLVGERQARLIDENFIQPLDLNDNTGEQNSLCDAIGFFNPVWDSKEDQDACFFKAVAVAKQILENQIESANAVNRADEKVQQAYKNSRDGIVVLPCYLPWKNGLYKTDALFVIYPSQRGGWSAQCVTDHKTKKPKLPFPQSWAGQPQEVIEQKSGLEGISFCHASRFLITAKDKETALAACRQVLKNNGRL; the protein is encoded by the coding sequence ATGAAAATTCCCGCAAACGGCTTTACCCATGCAGGCAAATTCCACGCGGACGATGTGTTCGCCACGGCCCTGCTTCAGATACTCCGCCCGGACATCCGGATCACCCGCGGCTTTGTCGTGCCGGAGGATTTCGACGGCATCGTGTACGACATCGGCTTCGGGATGTTCGACCACCATCAGGAACCCCGGGAGACCCGTGCCAACGGCACCCCCTACGCGGCCTTCGGCCTGCTGTGGCGGGTGCTCGGCCCCGGTCTCGTGGGCGAGCGTCAGGCCCGGCTCATCGACGAGAACTTCATCCAGCCCCTCGACCTGAACGACAACACCGGCGAACAGAACAGCCTCTGCGACGCCATCGGCTTCTTCAACCCTGTCTGGGACTCCAAGGAGGATCAGGACGCCTGCTTCTTCAAGGCGGTGGCCGTGGCAAAGCAGATCCTCGAGAACCAGATCGAGAGCGCCAACGCCGTCAACCGCGCCGATGAGAAGGTCCAGCAGGCCTACAAAAACTCCCGCGATGGCATCGTGGTGCTGCCCTGCTATCTGCCGTGGAAGAACGGCCTGTACAAGACGGACGCCCTCTTCGTCATCTATCCCAGCCAGCGGGGCGGCTGGAGCGCCCAGTGCGTCACCGACCACAAGACCAAAAAGCCCAAGCTCCCCTTCCCCCAGAGCTGGGCCGGCCAGCCGCAGGAGGTCATCGAGCAGAAGAGCGGCCTCGAGGGCATCAGCTTCTGCCACGCCAGCCGCTTCCTCATCACGGCCAAGGACAAGGAGACGGCGCTTGCCGCCTGCCGTCAGGTGCTGAAGAACAATGGCCGCCTCTGA
- a CDS encoding GIY-YIG nuclease family protein, translating to MAASEKPAYVYMVRCAGGQLYTGWTNDPSARLKAHQSGRGAKYTRAHTALDFAYLEECADKSAALRREIALKKLPKARKEALCAGWAAANMHLNMHKI from the coding sequence ATGGCCGCCTCTGAGAAGCCGGCCTACGTCTATATGGTGCGCTGCGCGGGCGGACAACTCTACACTGGCTGGACGAACGACCCGTCCGCCCGCCTCAAGGCCCACCAGAGCGGCCGGGGCGCGAAGTACACCCGCGCCCACACGGCGCTGGACTTTGCGTATCTGGAGGAGTGTGCAGACAAGTCTGCCGCCCTCCGGAGGGAGATCGCCCTGAAAAAGCTGCCGAAGGCCCGGAAGGAGGCTCTCTGCGCCGGGTGGGCCGCTGCGAATATGCATCTAAATATGCATAAAATTTGA
- a CDS encoding argininosuccinate synthase, protein MKKEDIKKVVLAYSGGLDTSIIIPWLKENYNNCEVVAVSGDVGQGTELDGLEEKAKKTGASKLYILDLKKDFVENYIFPTLKFGAKYEDYLLGTSFARPCIAKALADIAIKEGADAICHGCTGKGNDQVRFELTLKALCPDMAIIAPWREWDIESRDEEIDYAEAHNIPLKINRETNYSKDKNLWHLSHEGLDLENPANEPQYNKPGFLELGVSPEQAPDTPTYITLHFEKGIPTAVDGKEMGAVELVEYLNKVGGENGIGLLDIVENRLVGMKSRGVYETPGGAILYKAINVLETITLDKESAHFKAQLAQKYADIVYNGQWFTPLREALDAFADSLEKTVTGDVKLKLYKGNMINAGVTSPYTLYDEQTASFGVDKDYDQSDATGFINLFGLSIKERAKLSKNWPEIK, encoded by the coding sequence ATGAAAAAGGAAGATATTAAGAAAGTTGTTTTGGCTTACTCGGGCGGTCTGGATACCTCCATCATCATTCCTTGGCTGAAGGAGAACTACAACAACTGCGAGGTCGTCGCCGTCTCCGGCGATGTCGGTCAGGGCACCGAGCTGGACGGTCTGGAGGAGAAGGCCAAGAAGACCGGCGCCTCCAAGCTGTATATCCTCGACCTGAAGAAGGACTTTGTCGAGAACTACATCTTCCCCACCCTGAAGTTCGGCGCAAAGTACGAAGACTACCTGCTGGGCACCAGCTTCGCACGTCCCTGCATCGCCAAGGCGCTGGCGGACATCGCCATCAAGGAGGGCGCAGACGCCATCTGCCACGGCTGCACCGGCAAGGGCAACGATCAGGTGCGTTTTGAGCTGACCCTGAAGGCCCTCTGCCCCGATATGGCCATCATCGCTCCCTGGCGTGAGTGGGACATCGAGAGCCGTGACGAGGAGATCGACTATGCCGAGGCACACAACATCCCCCTGAAGATCAACCGTGAGACCAACTACTCCAAGGATAAGAACCTGTGGCACCTGAGCCACGAGGGCCTCGATCTGGAGAACCCCGCCAACGAGCCGCAGTACAACAAGCCCGGCTTCCTCGAGCTGGGCGTTTCCCCCGAGCAGGCACCCGACACCCCGACCTACATCACCCTCCACTTCGAGAAGGGCATCCCCACCGCCGTTGACGGCAAGGAGATGGGCGCAGTCGAGCTGGTCGAGTACCTGAATAAGGTGGGCGGCGAGAACGGCATCGGCCTGCTGGACATCGTCGAGAACCGTCTGGTGGGCATGAAGAGCCGCGGCGTCTATGAAACTCCCGGCGGCGCGATCCTCTACAAAGCCATCAATGTTCTGGAGACCATCACGCTGGACAAGGAGAGCGCACACTTCAAGGCTCAGCTGGCCCAGAAGTACGCCGACATCGTCTACAACGGCCAGTGGTTCACCCCGCTGCGTGAGGCGCTGGATGCCTTCGCCGACAGCCTTGAGAAGACCGTCACCGGCGATGTCAAGCTGAAGCTCTACAAGGGCAACATGATCAACGCCGGCGTCACCTCTCCGTACACCCTGTACGACGAGCAGACTGCTTCCTTCGGCGTGGATAAGGACTATGACCAGTCCGATGCTACCGGCTTCATCAACCTCTTCGGCCTGTCCATCAAGGAGCGCGCAAAGCTGTCCAAGAACTGGCCTGAGATCAAGTAA
- the argH gene encoding argininosuccinate lyase — MAEQLWKGRFSKAVDSRVNDFNSSIRFDQRMIAQDMRGSGVHAAMLAKQGIISEKDCEDILSGLASIADDLASGALTIDPNAEDVHTFVEQTLTARIGDAGKRLHTGRSRNDQVALDIRLTLRDYSHTLQAYIVELVKVICKKAAENTTAVMPGYTHLQRAQPITFGHALMAYAWMLLRDLQRFEDATARMDAQCPLGSGALAGTTYPLDRAFTAEKLGFASPCPNSLDGVSDRDFCIELASAISLCMMHLSRLSEEIILWCSWEFKFIELDDAFTTGSSIMPQKKNPDVTELIRGKTGRVYGDLNTLLVMMKGIPLAYNKDMQEDKEAIFDAVDTLELCLKTVTPMLDTMKTLPANMRRAAAKGFINATDCADYLTKKGMPFRDAYKLTGCMVSDCIQKDKVLEELSLEEFKGYSALFENDVYDAIDLIKCCEGRTSYGGPSEASVRKQIELASAQLGAWEAENA, encoded by the coding sequence ATGGCAGAACAACTTTGGAAGGGCCGTTTCTCCAAGGCGGTCGATTCCCGCGTCAACGACTTCAACTCTTCCATCCGCTTCGACCAGCGGATGATCGCACAGGATATGCGGGGCAGCGGCGTCCACGCCGCCATGCTGGCCAAGCAGGGCATCATCTCGGAAAAAGACTGTGAGGACATCCTGAGCGGTCTGGCCTCCATCGCCGACGATCTGGCCTCCGGCGCCCTTACCATCGACCCCAACGCCGAGGACGTCCATACCTTTGTGGAGCAGACTCTGACCGCCCGCATCGGCGACGCAGGCAAGCGTCTCCACACCGGCCGCAGCCGGAACGATCAGGTGGCGCTGGACATCCGCCTGACCCTGCGGGACTACAGCCATACATTGCAGGCCTACATCGTCGAGCTGGTAAAGGTCATCTGCAAGAAGGCTGCCGAGAACACCACCGCCGTCATGCCCGGCTACACCCACCTGCAGCGCGCCCAGCCCATTACCTTCGGCCACGCGCTGATGGCCTACGCATGGATGCTGCTGCGGGATCTGCAGCGCTTCGAGGACGCCACCGCCCGGATGGACGCCCAGTGCCCGCTGGGCAGCGGCGCTCTGGCAGGCACCACCTATCCGCTGGACCGCGCCTTTACCGCCGAGAAGCTGGGCTTTGCATCACCCTGCCCCAACAGCCTCGACGGCGTGTCCGACCGTGACTTCTGCATCGAACTGGCCAGCGCCATCTCCCTGTGCATGATGCACCTGTCCCGCTTGAGCGAGGAGATCATCCTGTGGTGCAGCTGGGAGTTCAAATTCATCGAGCTGGACGATGCCTTTACCACCGGCTCGTCCATCATGCCCCAGAAGAAAAACCCTGACGTCACCGAGCTGATCCGCGGCAAGACGGGCCGGGTCTACGGCGACCTGAACACCCTTCTGGTCATGATGAAGGGCATCCCCCTCGCCTACAACAAGGATATGCAGGAGGACAAGGAGGCCATCTTTGACGCGGTGGATACGCTGGAACTCTGCCTCAAGACCGTGACCCCGATGCTGGACACCATGAAGACCCTGCCCGCCAATATGCGCCGCGCCGCCGCCAAAGGCTTCATCAACGCTACCGATTGCGCCGACTATCTGACCAAGAAGGGAATGCCCTTCCGCGACGCCTACAAGCTCACCGGCTGCATGGTCTCCGACTGCATCCAGAAGGACAAGGTGCTGGAGGAGCTGAGCCTTGAGGAGTTCAAGGGCTACAGCGCTCTGTTCGAAAACGACGTCTACGACGCCATCGACCTCATCAAGTGCTGCGAGGGCCGCACCAGCTACGGCGGCCCCAGCGAGGCCAGCGTCAGAAAGCAGATCGAGCTGGCTTCGGCCCAGCTCGGCGCATGGGAGGCAGAAAACGCATGA
- the argC gene encoding N-acetyl-gamma-glutamyl-phosphate reductase: MSVKVFIDGSSGTTGLRIADRLAARPDIELLSISAEGRKDVNERAKVINSADLAFLCLPDAASKEVMPLLRPDVKVLDTSTAFRTDAAWDYGFPELKGQKEKIKNSCRVAVPGCYASGFISIARPLVELGLAPADYPFSCTGISGYSGGGKKMIAEYESADRPAHSKLDAPKSYGLGLAHKHLPEMQKISGLAHTPAFVPVVCDYYSGMQVLVPLDLKLAGTSAEAVTAGIAEYYKEGATVSVHALNEALPENGLYSNALSGSDRMELYMTVNAAGDQMMLVSLFDNLGKGSSGAAIQCMNLMLGMDETEGLE; this comes from the coding sequence ATGAGCGTGAAAGTCTTTATCGACGGTTCTTCGGGCACGACGGGCCTGCGCATCGCCGACCGTCTGGCCGCCCGGCCTGACATCGAGCTGCTGAGCATCTCGGCGGAGGGGCGCAAGGATGTGAACGAACGGGCGAAGGTCATCAACTCCGCCGACCTCGCCTTCCTCTGCCTGCCGGATGCGGCGTCCAAAGAGGTCATGCCGCTTCTCCGCCCCGACGTCAAGGTGCTGGACACCTCCACGGCCTTCCGCACCGATGCAGCGTGGGACTACGGCTTCCCGGAGCTAAAGGGTCAGAAGGAGAAGATCAAAAATTCCTGCCGCGTGGCGGTGCCCGGCTGCTATGCCAGCGGCTTTATCAGCATCGCGCGGCCTCTGGTGGAGCTGGGGCTGGCCCCGGCGGACTATCCCTTCAGCTGCACCGGCATCTCGGGCTACTCCGGCGGCGGCAAGAAGATGATCGCCGAGTACGAGAGCGCCGACCGTCCGGCCCACAGCAAGCTGGACGCACCCAAGAGCTACGGCCTCGGCCTTGCCCACAAGCATCTGCCCGAGATGCAGAAGATCAGCGGCCTCGCCCACACCCCCGCCTTTGTGCCGGTGGTGTGCGACTACTACAGCGGGATGCAGGTGCTGGTGCCCCTCGACCTCAAGCTGGCTGGCACCAGCGCGGAGGCCGTGACCGCAGGCATCGCGGAATATTATAAGGAGGGCGCGACCGTTTCCGTCCACGCCCTCAACGAAGCTCTGCCCGAGAATGGCCTGTACTCCAACGCCCTGTCCGGCAGCGACCGGATGGAGCTGTACATGACCGTCAACGCAGCGGGAGACCAGATGATGCTGGTGTCCCTGTTCGATAATCTGGGCAAAGGCTCCTCCGGTGCAGCCATCCAGTGCATGAATCTGATGCTGGGGATGGATGAGACGGAGGGGCTGGAATAA